The sequence CGGGGTCGAATCCCGGGACGTCCGCCGTCAGGACGAACTCGTCGCCGTGGTCGGCAAGGTCGACGCCCATCCGCGTCGTGAGGTCGATCTCGGAACTGCCGAACTGGCTCACGTCCCAGGTCTCGAGTGCATCCTCGAACTGCCGCTGGAGGCGTTCGAACTGTTCTTCCAGCCGTCTGAAGGGGTTACGGTCGGTGCTCATCGGATTCCTCCTCCATCCGTGACTGCACCGATCGACGGCTTGAAGCTTTCACCCGCTCGAGCGACGCCAGCCCAGTACCGTTTTCACCTCCCCGTGAGTCCATCCGAACCAATGGAACTCGAGGCGACGACGATCGACATCGGGACGACGCGCCCGCTGGTCCTGCTGAACACGGCCGACGCGGACGAACTGGGCGTCCACCCGCTCGACCGCGTCCGGATCTGGTGGAACGGCGAGACGACGACCGGGATCGTCAAGCGGACCGACGAACTGGTCGACGCCGGAACGGTCGGCGTCACCGAACCCCTCCACTACGTCTCGGGGCCGGTGGAGGTGAAACACGCCGGCACCCCACGGTCTGTCAGGTACGTGCGGAAGAAACTCGACGACCTCGAACTCGAGGCCCACGAACTCGAGTGCATCGTCGAGGACATCCACGAGAACCGCCTCTCGGACGTCGAGTTGTCCGCCTACGTCTCGGCGATCTACACCAACGGTCTCTCGCTCGAGGAGACCAAGCACCTCACGGAGGCGATGAGCGGCGTCGGCCAGCAACTCACCTGGGACGCGCCGGTCGTCGCCGACAAGCACTCGATCGGTGGCGTGGCTGGCAACTGCGTGACGCCGGTCATGGTCGCTATCGTCACCGAGGCCGGCCTCACGATGCCGAAGACCTCCTCACGGGCGGTGACCTCGCCGGCGGGGACCGCCGACGTGATGGAGGTCCTCTGTGACGTCGAGTTCTCGATCGAGGAGATCCAGTCGATCGTCGCGGAGACCAACGGCTGTCTGGTCTGGGGTGGCGGGGTCGACCTCTCGCCCGTCGACGACGAGATCATCCGCGCAGAGAATCCCCTCTCGATCGACCCCGACGGCCAGCTCATGGCCTCGGTTCTCTCGAAAAAACGCAGCGCGGGATCGACCCACGTCGTGATCGACGTCCCCTACGGCGAGGGGGCAAAAGTCGAGAGCATCGTCGCTGCCCGCGAACTGTCTGACGACTTCAAGCGCGTCGGCGACCACCTCGGGATGGACGTCACCTGCGCGATTACCCACGGTGCAGACCCAATCGGCCACGGAATCGGCCCCGCTCTCGAGGCCAGAGACGTCCTCGAGGTGCTCGAGGGCAGCGGACCGGAGTCACTCCGCCTGAAGTCCCTGCGGCTGTCGGAACTGCTGCTCGAGCACTGTGGCGTCGACGCCTCCGCGACCGAGATTCTCGATTCCGGGCGGGCGCTCGAGCGGTTCCGTCGGATCGTCGACGCACAGGGTGGGGACCCGACGATCCAGTCGACCGACGTCGAGCCGGGTGACGAGTCGGTGACGATCCGGGCCGATCGCGGCGGCATCGCCAGTCGCGTCGACAGTCGACAGATCTCCGACCTCGCACGGCGAGCGGGCGCGCCGCTCGATCGCGGTGCCGGCGTCGTCATCCACCAGTCCGCTGGCGACGCCGTCGACCCCGGCGACCGGCTGTTCACGATTCGTGCCGAGACGACCTCGAAACTCGAGGAAGCAGCGGAGTTGGCCGACGAACTCGAGCCGATCAGGGTGCGAAGCAAGGCCGACGCGTTGATCGAACGCCGGTGATCGGGCGGCGACCGGTCGATGCGGGCGACGAATCGCGCGCGCCGCAGGCGTCCACCGGGCCATCTCGCCCACGCAGACAGGTTTTTAGCTGGCCCACACTACTGTCCAATACATGTACGCGAACGACGGATTCGACTACGACGTGGCGGTCGTGGGGGGCGGCCCCGCTGGACTGACGACCGCCCTCTACACGACGCGACTGGGACTCGATACACTCGTCGTCGACCGAGGCGGCGGTCGTGCGGCGATGATGCAGGAGACGCACAACGTGATCGGCGTCCCCGAGCACGTCTCCGGCAACGAGTTGCTGCAGACGGCACGCGAGCAGGTCGAAAGCTACGGCGCGACGTTCGAGCGCGGGCTCGTCGAGGACGTCGAACCGATCGACGGCCCCGACTCGAGTCCGATCGATCGCGGCTTTCGCGTCTCGTTCGGGGACGAGACCGTCGACGTCTGCCGGGTCGCCCTCGCAACGGGCTTTGCCGACGAACGCCCAGATCCGCCGTTGCCGCGTACCGGTCGCGGTCTCCACTACTGTCTGCACTGTGATGCGTTCATGTTCGTCGACGAACCCGTCTACGTGATGGGAACGGGCGATTCCGCCGCCTACGTCGCGATGATCATGCTGAACTACACCGACGACGTCGACGTCCTCACCCGCGGCGAGGACCCAGAGTGGAGCGAAGAGACGGCTGCCATGCTCGAGGCCCACCCCGTCGACGTCGTTCGTGAGGAGATCACCGGAATGACCAGACGCGACGACGGCTGGCTCGAGTCCTTCGAGTTCGAAGACGGAACGACCCGCGAGTACACCGGCGGCTTCCCGATGTACGGCTCGAACTACCACGACGACCTCGTCGAGTCGCTCGACCTCGACCGGACCGAGGACGGCACCGTGGCGGTCGACGACGCTGGTCGAACGTCGGTCGACGGCGTCTACGCCGTCGGCGACCTCACGCCGGGGCACAATCAGGTTCCCGTCGCGATGGGCGAAGGCGCCAACGCCGGCATCGCGATCCACATGGACCTGCGGCCGTTCCCGCGCTCGCTCGAGGAGATCGAGGCCCGCGGTGACGTCTCGGAAGGCGACGTTCCCGCGATTTCGCCGGCGTTGCGGTCGACAGCGGTCGAACACGAGGGACACGCTGGTGCTGGTGTGGATCGATCCGAGACCGTCGCCGACGACTGAGACGGGCTACTGGATCGAGGTCCCGGACTATCCCCACCTCTGGGGTGGGCACCGATCCGAACACGAGTCGTACGATCGATCTCGAGACGGCTGATTCGCTCCGCCCGATTTCCGACTCGCTGGTGGCTGTGTTCGGGCTGTGCAACTCGCTCGAGTCCACAATCGTTTTATGTCACCATCCAAGAGAACCGGGGCACCAATGGCTGCAGACCCACAACGGGATGCAGATACCAACGAGACGAAGTCAGTGATCGAGTCGACAGCCAAATCCGACGGGTCGGGGACAACCTCCCGTCGTCGACTCCTGTCCGCGGCGGCAGCCGGTGGGGCAGCCGCACTCGCAGGGTGTGCCGAAACTTTTGCAGGCGAGGGTGCTGGCGACGACCAGTTGCGTGTGATGGTCTGGAGCGGCAACTACGCCGATCGCTTCGAGGAGGGACTCATTTCCCAGTGGGAAGCCGAACACGACGTCGGGATCGACCTCCGTCGTGGCTGGGGCGAAGTGTTAGAAGACATCCGGAACGCGCCGGCAGACGACCCGCCGTTCGACGTCACCGTCGCGGAGGGGAACTTCTACTACTACGGCCGGCAGGACGACCTCTTCGAACCGATCGACGTCGACAACATGTCGAACTACGACGAGATCATGGACTTCTTCACGGAGATCCGTGACCCCGAGTACGGGATGCCGGTCGACGGCGCACCATGTACGATCATCCACCGAGACGACGCCGACGTCGATCCGGAGGCGTGGGCCGACCTCTCTTCTGAGGCCGTTGCCGACAGCGCAGGCGTCGGCATCGACACCGGCTTCTGGTGGTACCCGATGTACGCCGCCGCCATCGGCATGGACGAGGAAGACGGCGCCGGCGAGATGTACGACGACGCGTTGCACGACGACGTTCTGGCCCGGATCGAAGACTGGGGCATCGAGGAGTGGGCCGCCTCTGGCGAGGACATCTGGCAGGCATTCGAGAACGACGTCATCGACGTCGCCCAGTGGTACTACGATCAGACGGCCTTCGACATCGACGATTACGACGGTCTCTCCCACACGATGCCCGAGCAGACGACTGGCTGGATCAACAACTGGTGTATCGTTCGGGGCACCGACATGCACGACGAGGCCGAGCAGTTCATCGACTTCCTGCTCGACGCCGACGTCCAGTCCGAATGGGCCCAGGACCACCCGATGATGTTCAGCAACGAGAACATCGACTACCCCGCGGAACTCGAGGACGACCTGCCGACCACAGACGAGGAGGCTCGACGTATCGCGTTCCCCGACTGGGAGTACCTCGCAGCCCACGACGCCGACCTCTCCGACGAGTTCTCGCGAATGCAACAGGGGTCCTAACGCGACTACACACCCAATCGTATGTCCGAAATCACGTTACTGGAACTCGAGAAACGGTACGGCGAGACGACCGCAGTCGAGGACGTCTCCGTCGAGATCACCGACGGCGAACTGCTGTGTTTGCTCGGGCCAAGCGGTAGCGGCAAGTCCACGACGCTTCGAATGATCGCCGGCCTCGAGACGCCGACGTCGGGAACGATCCGAATCGGCGGCGAGGACGTCACCGACCACCCAGCCTACGATCGAAACACCTCGACGGTGTTTCAGGACTGGGCGCTGTTCCCCCACAAATCGGTACTCGAGAACGTCGCGTTCGGCCTGAAGATGCGTGGCGTCCCGAAAGAACAACGCCACGAACGAGCCGAAGAGATGCTCGAGCGCGTCCAGATGAGCGGGTACGGGGACCACGATCCGACGAACCTGAGCGGTGGGCAGAAACAGCGCGTCGCACTCGCCCGGTCACTGGCGGTCAATCCCGACGTCCTGTTGCTCGACGAGCCGCTGTCGAACCTCGACAAGCGCCTGCGTGAGGACATGCAGATCGAACTCCGTGAGATTCACGAGGATCTCGAGGAGACGTTCGTCCACGTCACCCACGATCAGGACGAGGCGTTCACGCTGGCCGACCGCATCGGCATCATGAACGAAGGCGAGTTGATCCAGGTCGGTGATCCAGACGAGATCTACGAGAACCCGAAAAACCGCTTCATCGAGGGCTTCCTCGGCGACACCAACTTCGTCGAGGGGACGGTCAGTTCCGTTGGCCCTGACATCGTCACCGTCGAGACGGCACTTGGCGCGGAGCTGACGATCCCGACGAACGGCGACCACGAGGTGACCGAGGGGACGGAGCTGGAACTATCGTTGCGCCCCGAGATCCTCTCGATCGACCTGCTGGCGTCGGACGGCGACGCGGCAGGCGACACTGGCGGTGCGGAACGCGAGCGGTCCATGCTTGCCGACGGCAGCGCGCTGAACGCCGTCACCGGGACGATCGACAACGTCCTCTATCGGGGCTCGACCGTTCGCTACTCCGTCTCGGTCGGAGACTCGTCCGTATTCGTCGAACGCACGGACACCACCGAGGAGACCCTGTCGGCCGGCGACGAGATTCGTATCGAGTGGAACGGCGACGACGTGCTCGCGTTCCGCACCGACGGAACGCGGGTTGAACTGTAGCGATGTCGGGTGCGAACACCGATTCCGGGCTCGTGGGACCGATCAGCGCGGCGCGTTCGGCCCTGCCCACGCTCTCGGAGCTGTCGCGTTCGAACCGGTCACTGCTACTGATGGCACCGTTGCTCGTCTTCGAGGTCCTGATCTTCGTCGTTCCGTTCGCCATCCTGTTGCGGATCAGCCTTACTGACGGGTCGAGCGATCACGTCTACGAACCCGGAACCTGGTCGCTCGAGTCCTACGCAACCGTCTTCAACAGCGACCTGCTGCACAGCATCATCCTGTACTCGTTCGTCCTCGGGGCGATCGTGACTGTACTGTCCGTCCTCATCGGACTGTTCTACGCCTACGCGATCTGGCGCTCGAGCGGGGTCGTCACGTCGCTGTTGTTGCTGTCGGTGGTCATGCCGCTGCTGACCACGCTGGTCATCAGGACCTACGCGTTCAATCCGCTGTTGTCGCCGACGGGAACGGTCAACGACGTCCTCCTGTCGGTGGGGCTGCTCTCTGAGCCGATCCAGTTCGTCCCTGCGACGGTGGGTGCCATCGTCGGGCAACTGTACATCGTCCTTCCGTACGCCGTGCTGGCGATCTACAGCGTGATGGCGACGATGGACTGGGGCCTCGTCGAGGCTGCCAGGGATCTGGGTGCGAGCCGACCGCGGTCGTTCGTCGAGGTCGTCTTGCCGCAGGTGATGCCGGGGATCATCGTCGCCGCGGTGATCTCCTTCGCCTGGAGCGTCGGTGCCTACGCCGCGCCGGACCTCCTCTCGAACGGCATCACGTTCGCCGTCCACGCGGAGGACCTGATGATCGGCGACATGCGCTACTCGCTGGCGGCTGCACTGTCGGTCGTCATGCTCGTGTTGATGCTCGTCAGCGTCGCCATCATCTCGGCCGTCCTCAACTTCTTCGGAGGTGACTTCGATCTTGCATAGAGAAACCCTCGAGACTCTCGCGTTCCGGACTGGCTACCTCACGCTGTTCGCGCTGTTGCTGTTACCGCTGCTGGTCGTCGTCGCGACGTCGTTTGCGGCCTCGGGGCGGCTGGCGTTTCCGCCGGAGAGCTACTCGCTCGTCTGGTACGGCGAGTTCTTCGGCGACGTTCGCTGGCTCACGGCCTTCGAGAACAGCATCATCGTCGGCGTGGGGACGGCGATCCTCGCGACCGTTCTCGGCGTGCTGGCTGCGTTCGGACAGGAGATCGACGACGGGAGTCGGATCGGCTCGATCGTCGGGCCGCTGGTCCTGATCCCACTGTTGATCCCGCCGGTGATCCTCGGCATCACGCTGTTGATGTACTTCAGCGAACTCGGCATCCGCGGCTCGTACGTGACCCTCGTGCTCGCTCACACCCTGTGGGCGACGCCGCTGGTCTACTTCGTGATGCGGTCGGTGTTCAGCCGCTTCGACTGGCAACAACTCGACGCGGCCGCCGACCTCGGTGCGGGACCGATCCAGTCGTTCGTCCACGTCGTCCTGCCGAACGTGAAACAGGGAGTCTTCGTCGGCGGGCTACTGGCGTTTATCATCAGCCTTCAGGAGTTCGTGATGGCGCTGTTCCTCTCGACGGCGAGTACGGAGACCATCCCCGTCCTCGCCTGGACGGAGATCCGACAGGCACTCGACCCGATGGTCAGCGTCGTCTCGACGTTCCTCATCCTGTTCTCGCTCGTCGCTCTCGTTCTCGCCGCACTCGCGACGAACTTAGAGTGGGTCTCGAGGCAACTGTCCTGACCGGTCCCCTCTCTTCCCGGTTCTCGCTCGGAGATACGTCCGTTCTGGATCATCACCGGCAGGCGTGAGCGTTTCTCGTGAGGACGAACAGTCTCGGCGAGACCACCGGCGTCGTTGAAAGATATTAGTAGTCGACCGTGGTCGAACTGACAGGCATGTACGAGTCGATTCTCGTCGCGACGGATGGCAGCGAACCCGCAAACCGGGCCGTCGAGTACGCCGTCGATCTCGCATCGTCGTTCGACGCCGACCTCCGCGTCGTCTCCGTCGTCGACACGCGACGGTACGGCGACTCGATGCTCTCGGATTCGTCCGCCGTCGTCGACGATCTCGAGAACCGCGCCGAAGACGTCCTCGAGGACGCCGCAACGCGAGCGGATCTCGACGTGCGCACTGTCCTCCGCCGCGGTCGTCCACACACCGAGATCGCAGCCGTTGCCGACGAGGCGAACGTCGATCTGATCGTGCTCGGCAATCGCGGCCTCGACTCGAGTGGCGAAATCGGCAGTACGGCCGAACGCGTCGTCCGGAACGTCGATCGGCCCGTGTTGACGGTCTGATCGAGGAAATCGAACAGGCGATCTGTCAGCCGAGCCAGTGTGAGCTATTTCACCGGGTTCGACGTGACTACGGACGGAGGATGTTCGAGACGATACTGGTCCCGACTGACGGCAGCGATCCGGCGAACCGGGCGGTCGAACACGCCCTCGAGCTCGCCGACCGATACGACGCCGCGGTACACGCGATGTACTGCGTCGAAACCCACCGATACGGCGAGCCCGCGCTCAGTAGCACGGAGATCGTCCTCGACAATCTCGAGGACCGGGGGGCGGCGATGCTCGAGGACCTCGCCGATCGCGCGGACAACGTCGGCGTCGAGTGTAGCTGGCACGTCTGTCACGGTCGGCCGTGGGAGGCCGTCCGT is a genomic window of Natrarchaeobaculum aegyptiacum containing:
- a CDS encoding ABC transporter permease, which encodes MHRETLETLAFRTGYLTLFALLLLPLLVVVATSFAASGRLAFPPESYSLVWYGEFFGDVRWLTAFENSIIVGVGTAILATVLGVLAAFGQEIDDGSRIGSIVGPLVLIPLLIPPVILGITLLMYFSELGIRGSYVTLVLAHTLWATPLVYFVMRSVFSRFDWQQLDAAADLGAGPIQSFVHVVLPNVKQGVFVGGLLAFIISLQEFVMALFLSTASTETIPVLAWTEIRQALDPMVSVVSTFLILFSLVALVLAALATNLEWVSRQLS
- a CDS encoding AMP phosphorylase; the encoded protein is MELEATTIDIGTTRPLVLLNTADADELGVHPLDRVRIWWNGETTTGIVKRTDELVDAGTVGVTEPLHYVSGPVEVKHAGTPRSVRYVRKKLDDLELEAHELECIVEDIHENRLSDVELSAYVSAIYTNGLSLEETKHLTEAMSGVGQQLTWDAPVVADKHSIGGVAGNCVTPVMVAIVTEAGLTMPKTSSRAVTSPAGTADVMEVLCDVEFSIEEIQSIVAETNGCLVWGGGVDLSPVDDEIIRAENPLSIDPDGQLMASVLSKKRSAGSTHVVIDVPYGEGAKVESIVAARELSDDFKRVGDHLGMDVTCAITHGADPIGHGIGPALEARDVLEVLEGSGPESLRLKSLRLSELLLEHCGVDASATEILDSGRALERFRRIVDAQGGDPTIQSTDVEPGDESVTIRADRGGIASRVDSRQISDLARRAGAPLDRGAGVVIHQSAGDAVDPGDRLFTIRAETTSKLEEAAELADELEPIRVRSKADALIERR
- a CDS encoding universal stress protein → MYESILVATDGSEPANRAVEYAVDLASSFDADLRVVSVVDTRRYGDSMLSDSSAVVDDLENRAEDVLEDAATRADLDVRTVLRRGRPHTEIAAVADEANVDLIVLGNRGLDSSGEIGSTAERVVRNVDRPVLTV
- a CDS encoding ABC transporter ATP-binding protein, whose protein sequence is MSEITLLELEKRYGETTAVEDVSVEITDGELLCLLGPSGSGKSTTLRMIAGLETPTSGTIRIGGEDVTDHPAYDRNTSTVFQDWALFPHKSVLENVAFGLKMRGVPKEQRHERAEEMLERVQMSGYGDHDPTNLSGGQKQRVALARSLAVNPDVLLLDEPLSNLDKRLREDMQIELREIHEDLEETFVHVTHDQDEAFTLADRIGIMNEGELIQVGDPDEIYENPKNRFIEGFLGDTNFVEGTVSSVGPDIVTVETALGAELTIPTNGDHEVTEGTELELSLRPEILSIDLLASDGDAAGDTGGAERERSMLADGSALNAVTGTIDNVLYRGSTVRYSVSVGDSSVFVERTDTTEETLSAGDEIRIEWNGDDVLAFRTDGTRVEL
- a CDS encoding universal stress protein is translated as MFETILVPTDGSDPANRAVEHALELADRYDAAVHAMYCVETHRYGEPALSSTEIVLDNLEDRGAAMLEDLADRADNVGVECSWHVCHGRPWEAVRETANERDADLIVIGYQGQSHQRTRRIGSVAERIVRSADRPVLTA
- a CDS encoding NAD(P)/FAD-dependent oxidoreductase, which encodes MYANDGFDYDVAVVGGGPAGLTTALYTTRLGLDTLVVDRGGGRAAMMQETHNVIGVPEHVSGNELLQTAREQVESYGATFERGLVEDVEPIDGPDSSPIDRGFRVSFGDETVDVCRVALATGFADERPDPPLPRTGRGLHYCLHCDAFMFVDEPVYVMGTGDSAAYVAMIMLNYTDDVDVLTRGEDPEWSEETAAMLEAHPVDVVREEITGMTRRDDGWLESFEFEDGTTREYTGGFPMYGSNYHDDLVESLDLDRTEDGTVAVDDAGRTSVDGVYAVGDLTPGHNQVPVAMGEGANAGIAIHMDLRPFPRSLEEIEARGDVSEGDVPAISPALRSTAVEHEGHAGAGVDRSETVADD
- a CDS encoding ABC transporter permease is translated as MSGANTDSGLVGPISAARSALPTLSELSRSNRSLLLMAPLLVFEVLIFVVPFAILLRISLTDGSSDHVYEPGTWSLESYATVFNSDLLHSIILYSFVLGAIVTVLSVLIGLFYAYAIWRSSGVVTSLLLLSVVMPLLTTLVIRTYAFNPLLSPTGTVNDVLLSVGLLSEPIQFVPATVGAIVGQLYIVLPYAVLAIYSVMATMDWGLVEAARDLGASRPRSFVEVVLPQVMPGIIVAAVISFAWSVGAYAAPDLLSNGITFAVHAEDLMIGDMRYSLAAALSVVMLVLMLVSVAIISAVLNFFGGDFDLA
- a CDS encoding ABC transporter substrate-binding protein, with amino-acid sequence MAADPQRDADTNETKSVIESTAKSDGSGTTSRRRLLSAAAAGGAAALAGCAETFAGEGAGDDQLRVMVWSGNYADRFEEGLISQWEAEHDVGIDLRRGWGEVLEDIRNAPADDPPFDVTVAEGNFYYYGRQDDLFEPIDVDNMSNYDEIMDFFTEIRDPEYGMPVDGAPCTIIHRDDADVDPEAWADLSSEAVADSAGVGIDTGFWWYPMYAAAIGMDEEDGAGEMYDDALHDDVLARIEDWGIEEWAASGEDIWQAFENDVIDVAQWYYDQTAFDIDDYDGLSHTMPEQTTGWINNWCIVRGTDMHDEAEQFIDFLLDADVQSEWAQDHPMMFSNENIDYPAELEDDLPTTDEEARRIAFPDWEYLAAHDADLSDEFSRMQQGS